A part of Vibrio sp. B1FLJ16 genomic DNA contains:
- a CDS encoding Fe3+-citrate ABC transporter substrate-binding protein, whose product MTKSNLITNTGHRFISKGKTAFKIHIHTPEDKVLHRSVGFVRIGEEKGLKKAIKLRNELGLEMWGKFWRRLLKDPYLMTRLPHSVEPKIVHKPNPTLENPENRDTCYIAKWREFNENGEYKYKTVVRSISKYGKLAAYMQTKKALLEAHKENLEILTFMGRLNSIDLK is encoded by the coding sequence ATGACGAAGAGCAATTTAATCACTAACACTGGACACCGCTTTATTTCAAAAGGCAAAACAGCCTTTAAAATTCATATTCACACCCCGGAGGACAAGGTACTGCACCGCTCTGTCGGGTTCGTGCGCATCGGGGAGGAAAAGGGCTTAAAGAAGGCCATTAAACTCAGAAATGAGTTAGGACTAGAAATGTGGGGCAAGTTTTGGCGGCGTCTTTTAAAGGACCCCTACCTGATGACAAGATTGCCGCACAGCGTTGAACCGAAGATTGTACATAAACCTAACCCTACTCTTGAGAACCCGGAAAACCGAGATACTTGCTATATTGCAAAGTGGCGAGAGTTTAATGAAAACGGAGAATACAAATACAAGACCGTTGTTCGCTCTATCAGTAAATACGGCAAACTTGCTGCTTATATGCAAACCAAAAAAGCGCTGCTCGAAGCACACAAAGAAAACTTAGAAATACTCACTTTCATGGGACGCCTTAACAGTATCGACCTTAAATAA